From the genome of Mustelus asterias chromosome 7, sMusAst1.hap1.1, whole genome shotgun sequence, one region includes:
- the seh1l gene encoding nucleoporin SEH1 isoform X3, with protein MFVARSIAADHKDLIHDVSFDFHGRRMATCSSDQSVKVWDKSETGEWHCTASWKTHSGSVWRVTWAHPEFGQVLASCSFDRTAAVWEEIVGESNDKLRGQSHWVKRTTLVDSRTSVTDVKFAPKHMGLVLATCSADGVVRIYEAPDVMNLSQWSLQHEISCKLSCSCISWNPSSSRSHSPMIAVGSDDSSTNVGGKVQIYEYNENTRKYAKAETLITVTDPVHDIAFAPNLGRSFHILAVANKDVRIFTLKPLRKELSGSGGPTKFEIQTVAQFDNHNSQVWRVSWNITGTVLASSGDDGCVRLWKANYMDNWKCTGILKGDGSPVNNALLQQPLGVLNSSSVFNTAAPQNTLNGTPSAGRKP; from the exons ATGTTCGTGGCCCGGAGCATCGCGGCCGATCACAAGGACCTGATCCACGATGTTTCCTTCGACTTCCACGGGCGGAGGATGGCGACCTGCTCCAGCGATCAGAGCGTGAAG GTATGGGACAAAAGTGAAACTGGGGAGTGGCACTGCACGGCAAGCTGGAAG ACGCATAGTGGATCAGTATGGCGAGTGACGTGGGCCCACCCTGAGTTTGGGCAGGTGTTAGCCTCATGCTCCTTCGATCGGACAGCAGCTGTATGGGAGGAAATAGTGGGCGAGTCTAATGATAAACTACGGGGACAGAGCCATTGG GTGAAGAGGACCACACTTGTGGACAGCAGAACGTCGGTGACTGATGTGAAATTTGCTCCGAAACACATGGGTTTGGTTCTGGCCACCTGTTCTGCGGATGGCGTTGTGCGGATATATGAGGCCCCGGACGTCATGAACCTCAGTCAGTGGTCATTGCAACATGAGATCTCGTGCAAATTGAGCTGCAGCTGCATTTCCTGGAACCCTTCAAG TTCCCGTTCTCATTCCCCGATGATAGCAGTGGGGAGCGATGACAGTAGCACAAATGtaggggggaaagttcaaattTATGAATACAATGAAAACACCAG GAAGTATGCAAAAGCTGAAACCCTAATTACAGTCACCGATCCTGTGCACGATATTGCATTTGCTCCAAACCTTGGAAGGTCTTTCCATATCCTTGCAGTAGCCAATAAAGATGTTCGAATTTTCACACTAAAACCTTTAAG AAAAGAATTGAGTGGTTCGGGAGGGCCAACAAAATTTGAAATCCAGACAGTAGCGCAGTTCGATAACCACAATTCCCAGGTATGGCGTGTGAGCTGGAACATCACTGGGACAGTCTTGGCATCCTCTGGCGATGATGGATGTGTCAGATTATGGAAAG CTAATTATATGGACAATTGGAAGTGTACTGGTATATTGAAAGGAGATGGAAGTCCTGTAAATAATGCCTTACTCCAACAGCCATTGGGAGTTCTTAATTCTTCTTCGGTATTTAACACTGCAGCACCACAGAATACATTGAACGGGACACCATCTGCAGGAAG